One Haloterrigena salifodinae DNA window includes the following coding sequences:
- a CDS encoding universal stress protein yields the protein MTLLVPFDGSKLARKALEKAATFGDLLDEEVVVLTVIPDDADYARDRGWIAAGEPFDPEAIEAGIETRAMEVAPEATFQTERVSSDEPTATATNNVVRAIRRVAGEIGASVVFIGSENAGSVIAPQSSVGSPVANDQRYDVYVVREPGADVDPEDITDIDSTVE from the coding sequence ATGACGCTACTCGTGCCCTTCGACGGGTCGAAACTGGCGAGGAAAGCACTCGAGAAGGCCGCGACGTTCGGCGACCTGTTAGACGAGGAGGTCGTCGTCCTGACGGTGATCCCCGACGACGCCGACTACGCTCGAGACCGCGGCTGGATCGCCGCGGGGGAGCCGTTCGATCCGGAGGCTATCGAAGCGGGCATCGAGACGCGGGCGATGGAGGTCGCCCCGGAAGCGACGTTTCAAACCGAGCGCGTCAGTTCCGACGAACCGACCGCGACGGCGACGAACAACGTCGTCCGCGCGATCCGACGGGTCGCCGGCGAGATCGGCGCGTCGGTGGTCTTCATCGGGTCCGAAAACGCCGGCTCGGTGATCGCTCCCCAGTCGAGCGTCGGCAGCCCAGTCGCCAACGATCAGCGCTACGACGTCTACGTCGTCCGCGAGCCAGGCGCAGACGTCGACCCCGAGGACATCACGGACATCGATTCGACCGTCGAGTGA
- a CDS encoding DUF4157 domain-containing protein, whose product MEFRSLSEVTDDTERSAGGRRDRKRSSPSVRSSDRQPARSAEKRFGVDCYKDGLDTVLQRLANDHGPQQVREWADEGMPVDTMGKPRDMEQFRDRQRERPAAVPTDIERQNNKSVQRSRGAHNESANAGDTQVPDSVRDVISSPGQPLEASIQRAMEERMGDSLGDVQIHTGPQAANACEDINARAFTVGNHIAFNHGEYDPESAGGQHVLAHELAHVRQQTGAAVSMLPQDQDGDLEIDPDPRLEREAEETADRVMRGGELGLFRMRKTEIHVQRMPDAERLEQAREQAAAESDHLTLAEEVSQIKDRLSSVEKTVAEESTPNGVGKAVTQGAVGAVGGLLGAVAGTMVSPGIGTIGGAAVGQEVAKGVAGDVTKTLTGKAYDKGSQTVSELAGKAGAQIEKLVEKTVKDLLSESEQIDDSQGVGHSRRE is encoded by the coding sequence ATGGAATTTCGCTCTCTAAGTGAGGTGACTGACGACACCGAGCGGTCCGCTGGCGGACGTCGGGACCGCAAGCGGTCGTCGCCGTCCGTCCGATCGTCTGACCGCCAGCCTGCGAGGTCCGCCGAAAAGCGGTTCGGCGTCGACTGCTACAAAGACGGACTGGACACCGTCCTCCAGCGCCTCGCCAACGACCACGGCCCACAGCAGGTCCGGGAGTGGGCCGACGAGGGGATGCCCGTCGACACGATGGGCAAGCCCCGAGACATGGAACAGTTTCGTGACCGCCAGCGGGAGCGTCCCGCCGCGGTGCCGACCGATATCGAGCGGCAGAACAACAAGTCCGTCCAACGATCTCGTGGGGCGCACAACGAGTCCGCAAACGCCGGCGACACGCAGGTTCCCGACTCTGTTCGGGATGTCATTTCTTCGCCCGGTCAGCCCCTCGAGGCGTCGATCCAGCGCGCGATGGAAGAGCGAATGGGTGACTCGCTGGGCGACGTGCAGATTCATACCGGTCCGCAGGCCGCCAACGCCTGCGAGGACATCAACGCCCGCGCGTTTACCGTCGGGAATCACATCGCGTTCAACCACGGCGAGTACGATCCTGAGAGCGCCGGCGGCCAGCACGTGCTGGCCCACGAACTCGCCCACGTTCGCCAGCAGACTGGCGCCGCCGTCTCGATGTTGCCTCAAGATCAGGACGGCGATCTCGAGATCGATCCTGACCCGCGGTTAGAACGCGAAGCTGAGGAGACTGCCGATCGCGTGATGCGCGGCGGCGAACTGGGCCTGTTCCGGATGCGCAAAACGGAGATTCACGTCCAGCGGATGCCGGACGCGGAACGGTTGGAGCAGGCACGCGAGCAGGCGGCTGCGGAAAGCGATCACCTCACGCTCGCGGAGGAAGTCTCCCAGATCAAAGACCGTCTCTCATCAGTAGAGAAGACTGTCGCTGAGGAGTCGACACCGAACGGTGTCGGCAAAGCAGTTACCCAGGGTGCCGTCGGCGCGGTCGGAGGCTTACTTGGTGCCGTCGCCGGAACGATGGTGTCGCCGGGGATCGGAACGATCGGCGGGGCAGCAGTCGGTCAAGAAGTCGCGAAGGGTGTCGCCGGCGACGTCACCAAGACCCTGACCGGCAAAGCGTACGATAAAGGCTCCCAAACCGTCAGCGAATTGGCCGGGAAAGCCGGTGCACAAATCGAGAAACTCGTCGAGAAAACTGTCAAAGACCTACTCAGTGAATCTGAGCAGATCGATGATTCACAGGGCGTCGGACACAGTCGGAGGGAGTAA